CACACGTCTGGGTGCCGGAccggcagcagcacaacagtcCTGCTACAGGTGACAGGTGACGTGACCCCGAACAGGTGTGTTGatatcagctgctgctccaacaGGCCCGGCCTGAGCACGTAGCGGCAGCAGAGCCCGAACGCGTATTGGAGCCAGACGGAACCTACCTGGCCTTTCTCCCGGACTCCCATTCATAGTCAAGGTGAGGGCCGAGGCCCAGCAGGCTCCAGTAATGAGCCCCCAGGTTGCAGCATCAAGGTGGGAGAGGCAGGTCGTTGAGGATCGTTCAGTAAATGGCTTCATAAACTCATTAGCAATGGATGTGGGTGGACGGGCCGGGCCGGGCTCACAGAGGCTGCTAAATGTGCCGGGAGGGTGAGAAAACCGGGCCCTTTCAGCCCCATCATCATAATGATGACAGTGTTGCTCCACACTTTTGTTTCATTCAATCACGTGTGAACGGAGCTGCAAGGTGAGACTGAGCAGagccccgacacacacacacacctacacacacacacctacacacacacacacacacacacacacacacacattccaggCTTGCTGCTCTCCTCAGAACCTTCTTCGGGGTTGTTCCGCCTGGACCTGGCGCCTCGGTTCCACGCTGCAGCGATTACATACAGAAAAGATTCACGTTTGTAGGTCATAAAGTCACACAAGAGACGACGCTGACGAGGAGCCCCGAGGTCCGATCCAGAGCCTCTTCAGGGAGGATGGCCCACACAGAGCCATCAGAACATcggcctctttctcctctcaggACATGACTATGAAAGGACGCCTCTCTGGGACAAAGGTCCGCGTATTCCTTGTCTGGCTCCAATACACAAATCACACCAGAGCCACAGTATCAGTCGGTGTCACGGAACATGACATTTGCTGGCTTCTTCATTAAAGGTTCCTCTAAAACCGGGCTTTCGTGTGAACCAGCACCTCTTTCTGCAAGTATTGTTTATTGGCAGAACCTGAGGCTACAGTTAATCCCAAAAAAGACCAAAGTGTGGAGAGATAAAACTCCACCAGGTGCTCGAAGGCCTCGTCCTGACACCCGCCCACTCAGCATCCTCCCCGGTGTCAGATGTGAGCTGGACCCGCGGTTCTGGGGCTCCTGGGGTGGGTGGTCTGTGCAGAGGCCTCGCGGCAGAGCCGCTCTCGCTGTTTGCGCTCTTCATTAGACGCTCTGGTGTCAGTGGAGGAGGACAAACAAAGGCCAAAGGGAGCGGGCGCTTCGCCCCTGCGTCTAAATGTGTTTTAACGGTTACTTAAAGGCCCACAGAAACTCTCCGCCACCCTCAAATGATGGCATCGAGCCTGCAAAGTTTGCAGAGCTGGCTATAATCCAAGTTGAAAGAGCGGATGTCTTTGTCTCCTGGTTGCGTAAAGCAAATCACTTCCTTTAAAGAGCCTCGTCTCCAAACATCTGATCACACAAACGCCTGACGCGCACTTCCTGCGCAAAGACCGATTTCACGATCACGACGTTGTCATTTGGCTGTGGACTCGACTGCATTAACCGAACTTCACGCACGCGTTTGCAGACGTGCATTTGCCCAGTGTGAAGGTTCGGACCCAGAGCGCCGCTGGATTTGACGCCTCAGTTACTCAGAGCCATTAAACCTTTTTAAGAGCAGCGCTGCCGCTGTTAAAAGGAACACGTTGGAAACAAGAGGCGTGAATGTCATATTACAGACTGGTTACGCTGCACGTAGACAAGGAAACCTGTGAAAAACGGCCAGAAATGGGCTTCAGATCGAATGAAACAGGATTCAAATATATACGCGCACACAATAAAATGTCTGTTTGGTTTGGAGTCGGTCTCCAGTTGTGAAGGGGCTTGTTACGCAGCTTAAAGCATCTACCAGCCAGCTAAGACTTAAAGACTCCAAATAAGATGATTCGGTAACATCAAGGCTTTCCCAGCGGTAATGATTACATTTGGACTTAAGATCCATGCAAGAATTTGTAGCCCGCTAAATCTGCGGGGTCCCCTGCCCCCAGCCCTCTTCAAAAGCCTTGTCATTCAAAGGGTTAGGATGTTTGACAATCCCAGCTTGTACTACTCCACCAATTAATTGGATACGTTGTCGGGATGTTCGTTTCTCTCATCTGCTACTTAGAAAGACAAAGGGTCGGTGGGGGGCAGTTCACACCTCAGTGGCCAGTCGGGGTATAAAAGAGGCGGCTCCGCTCAGCTCAGCATTCTGTTCCCTTGAGCCTTTCCTACGACACTTGACATCCGTCTTTCAAGATCCACTTTTGCTCTCAACCGAAGGCAGAATGCAGGCGCCGACCAGACCTCTGGGAGTTTATGGATATTCCGTGCGTAATTACGCACCGGCAACGATGTACACGCCGTACTCGGCCAGCCGGTGCGCCTCCTCTACGAAGGCTCCACCTGGAAAGTCCTTCACCATCGACGCTCTGCTGGCCAAGACGGAGGACCCGAGCTGCCGCTCCGCCCCGGCTCGGTGCGCAGATAAATACTACCCAGCAGCCCCGTTTGTGCCGCTCGCTGGGCACACCGGCCTAGCCGTCACGGCAgccgcggcagcagcagccccttACGTCTACTCACCGACCGTGCTGCACTCAGCCACCCACATGCAGTCTGGATATTCTCTCTACTGCTGCCCGCCTTTCAGCTACCAGCCGTCATGTCGAGGCGCTTTTTACGCACAAGGTAAAACCACAATTCCCCGCGCTGTAACTGAGTCGTTCTATAAAaatatgttgttgttgttttcgtGGGATTAAACCACCACTTTTGTGTCTTTGTAGCGTCCATGTCCAAAGTCAACGCAGGAATGCATTCTTTCAAAACCAAAGGAGGAAAGTCGAAACGGATACGCACCAGCTTCACCAGTGAGCAGCTGTCCCGGCTGGAGAAGGAGTTCGCCCGGCAGCAGTACATGGTCGGTTCCGAGAGGTTCCTGCTggcctcggccctgcagctcaGTGAAGCTCAGGTAAGCAAACAAATATGGCTAAAATGTAGGTCGGCGTGCGCGGCGGTGCGTTGTTAGTGACGTTGTTATTTTGTGCTCAGGTCAAAGTCTGGTTCCAAAACAGACGCATCAAGTGGCGCAAACAgagtctggagcagcagcaggctaaACTGGCCAAACTGGGCCTGGCGGCGCCACCCAAGAGTCCCGGGTCCCAGGGCCACGCAGACGAGGAGTTGTCCGACCCGGACGTGGACATCGATGTGTCGGATGACTCCGCAGAACACTGCTGACCCGCCAATACTGGACCTTCAAAGACTTTTGTAATTATTTAATAGAAGTATACTTATTTAATTTTCTACTCTGGTCGCTCTTCGATGAGTTCACTTGCTGTTTATACATTTGAATGAACTATtcagaaaatatattttatcaCGCTATCAgactcctggtcctgctcattCTTTCTACACAACTACCAGATCTGCAGATCTGAAGccagtttcctcctgtttcaggAGTTTCACATGAGAGCAAAACAGGGTTTCACATATTTGACACCACAACCACGACACGATGACACGTCCGAGTGGATTCGCCACGCGTTCATTAGATGTTTGTCCAGTTCAAAGCAGCCCGAACGAATGCACGTGGCTGAGCGCAGAGATGAGAAGCCGCCCATCAACTCATGGTTTTAGCCTCTGACCCTTTCTCACTGGCTCCCTTCTCACCCGGAAAGACGTTTCCTCCACTGTTTGGTGGAGTCACACACATTCAGGATCACCCACTGCTTTAAACCAAGCAAATAAATCAGCAGCTCTGGGATTATTGGGGCTCTGTGCAGCCCAGGGTGGTAGGGG
Above is a genomic segment from Takifugu rubripes chromosome 2, fTakRub1.2, whole genome shotgun sequence containing:
- the noto gene encoding homeobox protein notochord translates to MQAPTRPLGVYGYSVRNYAPATMYTPYSASRCASSTKAPPGKSFTIDALLAKTEDPSCRSAPARCADKYYPAAPFVPLAGHTGLAVTAAAAAAAPYVYSPTVLHSATHMQSGYSLYCCPPFSYQPSCRGAFYAQASMSKVNAGMHSFKTKGGKSKRIRTSFTSEQLSRLEKEFARQQYMVGSERFLLASALQLSEAQVKVWFQNRRIKWRKQSLEQQQAKLAKLGLAAPPKSPGSQGHADEELSDPDVDIDVSDDSAEHC